Proteins encoded in a region of the Marinococcus sp. PL1-022 genome:
- the ppx gene encoding exopolyphosphatase, whose translation MFQAKEKVAVIDIGSNSIRLVINEVDEKRGYRELHNLKTVARLSNHIDDQNALTQEGQNILLHTLQQFEEVLRFHDVQTTHAVATAAVRGASNREEVLQYIEEHIDFPIRVLSGEEEASYGYLAVVNSTSLSEGITIDIGGGSTEVTMFKNRELVRTHSFPFGALTLKQKFLPDDDKITSSNLKQMNKWIEKQFQKVSWLKEEGENLPVVGIGGSSRNMVLVHQSSINYPLAGLHQYSMTGDDIAETMELLEKSSLSERENIEGLSKDRADVIIPAVRIISQLYKHIDASYYLISNKGLRDGLLFEELLRDKMYPHFPDVIEESFYQLNREFEINPDYVDEVGNIASSMYNSLEPYIPKSYLHEDNQRLLNRAAQVLYIGEYISSEASSQHTFYILTNRSIDGITHEERIAMSLVSSFKSKSMFKQFVKPFRPYMQKNSLKRLEFLGSILKFSYSLNRTRRNIVSGLGVERNGKELHFHIYCREGMNSTFEEAKADKYKKHLEKMINREIVLHFHEQSPVSAFSS comes from the coding sequence ATGTTTCAAGCGAAAGAAAAAGTCGCCGTTATTGATATAGGCTCCAACTCGATCCGGCTCGTAATTAATGAGGTCGACGAAAAACGGGGATACCGCGAGCTTCATAATTTAAAAACCGTTGCCCGCCTGAGCAATCATATTGACGATCAGAATGCGCTTACCCAGGAAGGACAAAATATTCTGCTGCATACCCTTCAGCAGTTTGAAGAAGTTCTCCGCTTTCACGACGTTCAGACTACTCATGCCGTGGCCACCGCAGCTGTGCGTGGTGCCTCCAACCGCGAAGAAGTTCTCCAGTATATTGAAGAACACATCGATTTTCCCATCCGTGTTCTTTCCGGCGAGGAAGAAGCCTCCTACGGGTATCTTGCGGTAGTGAATTCGACCAGCCTGTCTGAAGGCATCACAATTGATATCGGGGGCGGCAGTACAGAGGTAACCATGTTTAAAAACAGGGAACTCGTGCGCACCCACAGCTTTCCTTTCGGCGCCCTGACATTAAAGCAGAAGTTTCTTCCAGACGATGACAAAATTACCTCCAGCAACCTGAAGCAGATGAATAAATGGATTGAAAAACAATTTCAAAAAGTGTCCTGGCTGAAGGAAGAAGGGGAAAATCTTCCGGTTGTCGGTATCGGCGGTAGCTCCCGGAATATGGTTCTGGTTCACCAGTCTTCCATCAACTACCCTCTTGCCGGCCTGCATCAGTATTCCATGACCGGTGACGATATTGCCGAAACGATGGAGCTGCTTGAAAAATCGAGCTTATCCGAACGGGAAAATATCGAAGGGCTTTCCAAAGACCGGGCGGACGTTATTATTCCGGCTGTCCGGATCATTTCCCAGCTTTATAAACATATCGATGCCTCCTACTATTTGATCAGCAATAAGGGCCTTCGCGACGGACTGCTGTTTGAAGAGCTGCTCCGGGATAAAATGTACCCTCATTTTCCGGACGTAATCGAGGAAAGCTTTTATCAGCTGAACCGGGAGTTTGAGATTAACCCGGATTACGTGGATGAAGTTGGGAACATTGCTTCTTCGATGTATAACAGCCTTGAGCCCTATATTCCAAAATCATACCTGCATGAAGATAACCAACGCCTGCTGAACCGTGCAGCCCAGGTTCTTTATATCGGGGAATACATCAGCTCCGAGGCAAGCAGCCAGCATACCTTTTACATTTTGACCAACCGTTCCATCGACGGGATTACGCATGAGGAACGGATCGCCATGTCACTGGTCTCTTCCTTTAAATCTAAATCGATGTTCAAACAGTTTGTGAAACCGTTCCGGCCGTATATGCAGAAAAACAGCTTGAAGCGTCTCGAATTTCTCGGAAGTATTTTAAAGTTCTCGTACTCACTCAACCGCACGCGCCGCAATATCGTTTCCGGGCTCGGCGTTGAAAGGAACGGCAAAGAGCTTCATTTCCATATATACTGCCGCGAGGGCATGAATTCCACCTTTGAAGAAGCCAAAGCTGATAAGTATAAAAAACATCTGGAAAAAATGATTAACCGCGAGATCGTGCTTCATTTCCACGAACAGTCGCCGGTTTCTGCTTTTTCCAGCTGA
- a CDS encoding metal ABC transporter ATP-binding protein — protein sequence MVEDSTNTLLEVNHLSFRYESELVLDDVNMKINYGDFVGLVGPNGSGKSTLVRILLGLHKHYKGEVRWFGTPVRQFHQWPKIGYVSQKANRFNAGFPVTVYEVVAMGLYGKKGLLRFLNRKDRQRIHEALEQVDMLGFKKKNMGRLSGGQQQRVFIARALVSDPEVLILDEPTVGVDASSAQAFYERLSHWNREKGITLILVTHDVGAMTKYVTKVACLNQQLHFHGTTREFEESDLAGTYGHDVHIIHHEHDHHAGGA from the coding sequence CTGGTGGAAGATTCAACGAATACGCTGCTTGAAGTGAATCATCTTTCGTTTCGCTACGAGTCAGAGCTCGTGCTTGACGATGTCAATATGAAGATAAACTACGGAGATTTTGTAGGTCTGGTCGGTCCGAACGGGTCGGGAAAATCCACGCTCGTCCGGATTCTTTTAGGCCTGCACAAGCATTATAAAGGAGAAGTGCGCTGGTTTGGGACGCCGGTGCGCCAATTTCACCAATGGCCGAAGATTGGCTATGTTTCCCAAAAAGCAAATCGTTTCAATGCTGGATTTCCGGTAACGGTATATGAAGTCGTAGCTATGGGGCTGTACGGCAAAAAGGGCCTGCTCCGGTTTTTGAACCGTAAAGACAGGCAGCGCATTCATGAAGCGCTCGAGCAGGTGGATATGCTCGGCTTTAAAAAGAAAAATATGGGAAGGCTTTCCGGAGGACAGCAGCAGCGGGTATTTATTGCACGTGCTCTTGTGAGCGATCCTGAGGTGCTCATTCTGGACGAACCGACTGTCGGGGTGGATGCTTCCTCCGCCCAGGCGTTTTATGAGCGGCTGAGCCACTGGAACAGGGAAAAGGGGATTACTCTTATCCTGGTTACCCATGATGTAGGAGCAATGACAAAATACGTGACGAAAGTAGCCTGCCTGAATCAGCAGCTTCATTTTCACGGTACGACGCGGGAGTTTGAAGAAAGTGATCTTGCCGGCACATATGGACATGACGTGCATATTATCCATCACGAGCACGATCACCATGCAGGGGGCGCCTGA